In Rouxiella sp. WC2420, the following proteins share a genomic window:
- a CDS encoding VOC family protein, protein MDKQTISQDIIRDRFSKAMSQMYQQEVPQYGTLLQIVKETNTDYLSKHPDTFAEHQQGSELNRLDVERHGAIRLGTASELATMKDLFAVMGMSPVGYYDLSAAGVPVHSTAFRPITEQALLINPFRVFTSLLRLELIDNSDLREKARKILEARDIFSPRVRELIALSEQQNGLSDGQADEFVSEALKTFRWHSDALVSLDSYNALLEHHRLIADVVSFKGPHINHLTPRTLDIDQVQRIMPQFGITPKEVIEGPPLRHVPILLRQTSFKALSERITFTDSEEGKHTARFGEIEQRGLALTPEGRALYDQLLLRASASDTSNNNDQHQQHFAHAFAAFPDDIESLRQQKLGYFRYTLKNGAKLPADQNIPAHLDSLIKQGLVLVTPIIYEDFLPVSAAGIFQSNLGSEKNHVSSGNPNRSAFETALGREVIDEFSLYAEIEATSLNQLFAESAQS, encoded by the coding sequence ATGGATAAACAAACTATTTCGCAGGACATAATCCGTGACCGTTTTTCTAAAGCCATGTCACAAATGTATCAGCAAGAGGTGCCGCAATACGGCACGCTGCTGCAAATCGTTAAAGAAACTAATACAGATTATCTGAGCAAGCATCCTGATACTTTTGCTGAACACCAGCAGGGCTCAGAATTAAATCGGCTCGACGTTGAACGCCATGGTGCGATCCGTCTTGGCACCGCCAGTGAGCTCGCTACCATGAAAGACCTGTTTGCAGTCATGGGTATGTCGCCGGTAGGTTATTACGATTTATCTGCCGCAGGTGTTCCGGTCCATTCCACTGCCTTTCGTCCAATAACTGAACAAGCCTTGCTCATTAATCCCTTCCGAGTATTTACCTCGCTGTTGCGGCTTGAATTGATTGATAACTCAGACCTGAGAGAAAAGGCACGCAAAATACTTGAGGCGCGGGATATTTTTTCTCCTCGCGTTCGCGAACTGATTGCATTGAGCGAGCAGCAAAACGGGCTTAGTGACGGGCAAGCCGACGAATTTGTCAGTGAGGCTCTGAAAACTTTCCGCTGGCACAGTGATGCACTGGTCAGCCTCGATAGTTACAATGCGCTGCTGGAACATCACCGTCTGATAGCCGATGTTGTGAGTTTTAAAGGTCCGCATATCAATCACCTGACGCCGAGAACGCTGGATATTGATCAGGTACAAAGGATCATGCCGCAGTTTGGCATCACCCCGAAAGAGGTGATTGAAGGGCCGCCGTTGCGCCACGTACCGATTCTGTTACGTCAAACCAGCTTCAAAGCGCTGAGTGAGCGTATTACCTTTACAGACTCTGAAGAAGGTAAACACACCGCGCGCTTTGGCGAAATCGAACAGCGCGGGCTAGCACTAACGCCCGAAGGGCGCGCGCTTTACGATCAGCTGTTGTTGAGAGCCTCGGCCTCGGATACCTCAAACAATAACGACCAGCATCAGCAGCATTTCGCCCACGCCTTTGCCGCGTTTCCTGATGATATCGAGTCTCTAAGGCAGCAAAAACTTGGCTATTTCCGCTATACGTTAAAAAACGGCGCTAAGCTGCCAGCCGATCAAAACATCCCCGCACATCTCGACTCACTGATTAAACAGGGGTTAGTGCTGGTGACGCCCATCATCTATGAAGACTTTTTACCGGTCAGTGCGGCGGGCATCTTCCAGTCAAATCTTGGCAGCGAAAAAAACCATGTCAGCAGCGGCAATCCCAATCGGTCGGCGTTTGAAACCGCTCTTGGTCGCGAGGTGATTGACGAATTTTCTCTCTATGCCGAAATAGAGGCGACTTCGCTGAACCAGCTGTTCGCAGAAAGCGCACAAAGCTAA
- a CDS encoding ABC-F family ATP-binding cassette domain-containing protein yields MSTLLSAQSVSYETPNGPLLSEVSFNLKKGDRMGLIGHNGSGKSTFLNILNGNLAPTSGSVIRAGQCLMATIEQHLPEALSSGSLLDVILEKLPENQRISESWRAERLLAILGFDSASGSQTVATLSGGQHTRLMLARALILEPNLLLLDEPGNHLDLPTLLWLDEFLKHWNSSFILVSHDEVLLDSVTNSTWILRDKTLHYFGLRCSEARVALAHRDKTDAERRHAEQREIERVEKSATRLALWGKVYDNEGLARKAKQMEKHIDRLKDEQTQLAAANVWRLNLQGERLDADRVLAFSSVDVSPAAGAETLFSLENLQLKSGDRVALMGRNGCGKSSLLRLLWRSIGQSSAGIVWHPRVAVGYYDQSLQQLNDCDSLGDALGHFVALTEEQCKMALIGAGFPYLRHQQKVASLSGGERSRLLFVGLSLARYSLLLLDEPTNHLDMEGKEELAETLRTFPGAVLLVSHDRALIENSCNRFWLVNDNRLEEWHQLETVYERLGGRVSATSASDLPSALPVTLENLTDEDSLLEQLCQLEQRLEEELVRKVRHQKPLVQQQLRADIEKVMQKLGMV; encoded by the coding sequence ATGAGCACATTACTTTCTGCACAATCTGTCTCTTATGAGACGCCTAACGGTCCCTTGCTGTCTGAGGTTTCATTCAACCTTAAAAAAGGCGATCGCATGGGTCTGATCGGCCACAACGGCAGTGGAAAAAGTACTTTTCTAAATATTCTCAATGGTAACCTTGCCCCGACTTCTGGCAGCGTGATTCGTGCCGGACAATGCCTGATGGCGACCATAGAACAGCATCTGCCTGAGGCATTGAGTTCTGGCTCACTATTGGATGTGATTCTGGAAAAGCTACCTGAAAATCAACGCATTTCAGAGAGTTGGCGCGCCGAGCGGCTATTGGCAATCCTGGGTTTTGACTCAGCTAGCGGGTCACAGACTGTTGCTACGCTGAGCGGTGGTCAGCACACGCGTTTGATGCTGGCGCGAGCGCTGATACTGGAACCCAATTTGTTGCTGCTCGATGAGCCTGGCAACCATTTGGATCTGCCCACTTTGCTATGGCTCGATGAGTTTCTAAAGCATTGGAATAGCAGCTTTATTCTGGTATCTCACGACGAAGTGCTGCTTGACAGTGTTACCAACAGCACCTGGATACTACGTGATAAAACGCTGCACTATTTCGGCTTACGCTGTAGCGAGGCTCGAGTAGCTTTAGCGCATCGGGATAAAACCGATGCCGAACGCCGCCATGCCGAGCAGCGTGAAATTGAGCGGGTTGAAAAGAGCGCGACTCGTCTGGCGCTGTGGGGCAAGGTTTACGATAACGAAGGTTTGGCCCGTAAAGCGAAACAGATGGAAAAGCACATCGATCGTCTTAAAGATGAGCAAACTCAGCTGGCCGCCGCCAATGTCTGGCGTTTAAATTTACAGGGCGAAAGGTTGGACGCCGATCGAGTGTTGGCATTTTCATCCGTGGATGTCAGTCCGGCGGCGGGTGCTGAGACTCTGTTTTCACTTGAAAATCTTCAGCTAAAAAGCGGCGACCGAGTGGCGTTGATGGGCCGCAACGGCTGCGGGAAATCGTCGCTGTTGCGCCTGCTTTGGCGTTCTATCGGGCAAAGTTCAGCGGGTATCGTTTGGCATCCGCGAGTTGCAGTCGGTTACTACGACCAGAGCCTGCAACAGCTGAATGACTGCGACAGTTTGGGTGATGCGCTAGGTCATTTTGTCGCTTTAACTGAAGAGCAGTGCAAGATGGCATTGATTGGCGCGGGTTTTCCCTATCTTCGCCATCAGCAAAAGGTTGCATCGTTAAGCGGTGGTGAACGATCGCGTTTATTGTTTGTGGGATTATCCTTGGCACGCTATTCACTGCTACTGCTTGATGAGCCAACCAACCATCTCGATATGGAAGGCAAAGAAGAGCTGGCTGAGACGCTGCGCACTTTTCCCGGCGCGGTGCTGCTGGTTAGTCACGATCGGGCGCTAATCGAAAACAGCTGTAACCGTTTCTGGCTGGTAAACGACAACCGACTGGAAGAATGGCATCAGCTTGAAACGGTTTATGAGCGTTTAGGCGGTAGAGTAAGCGCGACTTCTGCTAGTGATCTGCCCTCTGCGTTGCCAGTAACGCTCGAGAATCTAACGGATGAAGACAGCCTGCTGGAGCAGCTTTGTCAACTAGAACAGAGGCTTGAGGAAGAGCTTGTGCGCAAGGTTCGCCATCAAAAACCGCTGGTGCAACAGCAATTGCGTGCTGATATCGAAAAGGTCATGCAGAAACTAGGCATGGTTTAA
- the nhaA gene encoding Na+/H+ antiporter NhaA, which translates to MSENTFRRPKIVAAALSGFFNSPISGGIVLIIASIAAIIVANSPLSESYELLLHYTAAGLSTEHWVNDGLMAIFFLLVGLEIKRELLVGELSTWSQRALPGFAALGGMAVPALIYTGFNVGDSKTLAGWAIPAATDIAFALGVLALIGSRVPASLKIFLSALAILDDMGAVIIIALFYTSSISMTMLMAAAGVVVLLFIMNRAGVTRLLPYLLAGGVLWFCMLQSGVHATIAGIVLAFFIPIRGKTVDEIAPLERLEHALGSWVTFLVLPIFGFANAGVSLSGMSLGNLTSPVPIGVALGLFLGKQVGVFSLSLLAIKLGLARRPYNSSWMQLYGVSVLCGIGFTMSLFIGNLAFAQSPLLVDEVKVGVLAGSIIAALAGVLILRLALPSRPAV; encoded by the coding sequence GTGTCGGAAAACACTTTTCGCAGACCAAAAATCGTGGCTGCAGCTTTATCAGGGTTCTTTAATTCCCCCATTTCAGGCGGTATCGTTCTTATTATCGCGTCTATTGCGGCAATCATTGTTGCCAACTCTCCGCTTAGCGAAAGTTATGAATTACTGCTTCACTACACGGCTGCCGGATTGTCCACTGAACACTGGGTCAATGATGGCCTAATGGCGATTTTCTTTTTGCTGGTTGGTCTTGAGATCAAACGCGAACTGCTCGTTGGTGAACTTTCAACGTGGAGCCAGCGTGCGTTACCAGGTTTTGCAGCATTGGGAGGAATGGCTGTTCCTGCGCTTATTTATACTGGATTCAACGTAGGGGACAGCAAAACCCTGGCAGGATGGGCCATCCCGGCCGCTACCGATATTGCTTTTGCACTTGGCGTACTCGCCCTGATTGGCAGCCGCGTACCCGCTTCGCTGAAAATATTTCTGTCGGCGTTGGCAATTCTCGATGACATGGGTGCGGTGATCATTATTGCTCTTTTCTATACCAGCAGCATCTCCATGACCATGCTCATGGCTGCCGCAGGCGTGGTGGTGTTGCTGTTTATTATGAATCGCGCTGGCGTAACGCGCCTTCTGCCTTATTTATTGGCGGGCGGCGTGCTGTGGTTTTGCATGCTGCAGTCGGGCGTGCACGCAACTATTGCCGGGATCGTTTTGGCATTTTTCATTCCAATACGTGGAAAAACGGTGGATGAAATAGCTCCGCTTGAACGTCTGGAGCACGCGCTAGGTTCCTGGGTGACTTTTCTGGTATTGCCGATATTTGGATTTGCCAACGCTGGCGTGTCGCTGTCGGGCATGAGTTTGGGTAATTTGACGTCCCCGGTTCCCATCGGCGTGGCGCTGGGCCTATTTCTTGGCAAGCAGGTTGGTGTTTTCAGCCTGTCACTTTTGGCCATTAAACTCGGGTTGGCAAGAAGACCCTATAACAGCTCGTGGATGCAGTTATACGGCGTATCGGTGCTCTGTGGTATCGGTTTTACCATGAGCCTGTTTATCGGCAATCTGGCGTTTGCCCAATCACCTCTTCTGGTCGATGAGGTTAAGGTCGGGGTGCTGGCAGGCTCAATTATTGCCGCGCTGGCCGGCGTTCTGATACTGCGCCTCGCATTGCCGTCAAGGCCTGCAGTCTAA
- a CDS encoding methionine synthase, translating to MKILLPTSTAGSLPKPSWLAQPETLWSPWKLQDQELIDGKQDALRLCLQDQLQAGIDIVSDGEQTRQHFVTTFIEHLSGVDFEKRETVRIRNRYDASVPTVVGAVSRQKSVFVEDAKFLRQQTKQPIKWALPGPMTMIDTLYDNHYKSREKLAWEFAKILNEEARELEAAGVDIIQFDEPAFNVFFDEVNDWGIAALERAVEGLKCETAVHICYGYGIKANTDWKKTLGTEWRQYEEIFPKLQKSSIDIISLECQNSHVPMDLIELIRGKKVMVGAIDVATNNIETPEEVAETLRKALQFVDADKLYPSTNCGMIPLPRRVARGKLNALSLGAHIVRKELSAK from the coding sequence ATGAAAATTTTATTACCCACTTCGACTGCGGGCAGTTTGCCTAAACCTTCCTGGCTTGCACAACCCGAGACACTTTGGTCACCTTGGAAATTGCAGGATCAAGAATTAATTGACGGCAAACAAGATGCGCTGCGTCTGTGCCTGCAAGATCAATTACAGGCAGGAATTGATATTGTCAGCGACGGCGAGCAAACGCGCCAACATTTTGTCACCACGTTTATTGAGCACCTCAGCGGTGTTGATTTCGAGAAACGTGAGACGGTAAGAATTCGCAATCGCTATGATGCAAGTGTGCCGACAGTTGTGGGTGCAGTGAGCCGTCAAAAGTCCGTTTTTGTTGAAGATGCCAAGTTTTTACGTCAGCAAACCAAGCAGCCTATTAAATGGGCTCTGCCAGGTCCAATGACTATGATTGATACGCTTTATGATAATCACTACAAAAGTCGCGAAAAACTCGCTTGGGAATTCGCTAAAATCCTCAATGAAGAAGCCAGGGAATTAGAGGCTGCGGGTGTCGATATTATCCAATTTGATGAGCCTGCATTTAATGTGTTCTTTGATGAGGTAAATGATTGGGGCATTGCCGCTTTAGAAAGAGCCGTTGAAGGACTTAAATGCGAAACTGCTGTGCATATTTGCTATGGCTACGGCATTAAAGCCAATACGGATTGGAAAAAGACTCTGGGCACAGAGTGGCGACAATATGAAGAAATTTTCCCTAAGCTGCAAAAATCCAGCATTGATATAATCTCGCTGGAGTGTCAAAACTCTCATGTTCCAATGGATCTTATTGAACTGATCCGTGGGAAAAAAGTCATGGTTGGTGCCATTGATGTGGCAACCAATAACATTGAGACACCAGAGGAAGTCGCCGAAACGCTGCGAAAAGCACTTCAGTTTGTAGATGCAGACAAACTTTACCCAAGCACCAACTGTGGCATGATCCCTTTACCTCGCCGAGTAGCAAGAGGCAAGCTAAATGCTTTAAGTTTAGGCGCACACATTGTTAGAAAGGAACTTTCGGCTAAATAA
- a CDS encoding DUF1852 domain-containing protein, translated as MNKECTFAIKSIRFDENYNPSESTRITTNFANLARGEKRQDNLRNALVMIDNRFNSLAHWDNPKGDRYSVELEIISVELNIGIEGKGDTFPVIEILKTNIIDKTTDSRIEGILGNNFSSYVRDYDFSILLSEHNKNKTEFSLPDNFGSLHGNIFKRFINSDTYKDNFNKTPVICLSVSSKNTYYRTGNEHPVLGIEYQQDEFSLTDEYFAKMGLRARYFMPANSVAPLAFYFVGDLLSDYTNLELISTISTMETFQRIYRPEIYNANSAAAKCYQPSLNHQDYSLTLIVYDREERSQLAVEQGKFTEEHFIKPYQTILEQWSADSVL; from the coding sequence ATGAATAAAGAATGTACATTTGCTATTAAGAGCATTCGTTTCGACGAAAATTATAACCCCTCGGAAAGTACGCGTATTACGACCAACTTTGCGAACTTGGCTCGCGGTGAGAAACGCCAAGATAACTTGCGCAACGCCTTGGTAATGATTGACAATCGTTTCAATTCCTTGGCGCATTGGGATAATCCCAAGGGCGATCGCTATTCTGTTGAACTTGAAATCATTTCTGTTGAGTTGAATATTGGAATTGAGGGCAAGGGTGATACCTTCCCAGTGATTGAAATATTGAAAACAAATATTATTGATAAAACAACCGACTCACGTATTGAAGGGATTTTAGGGAATAACTTTTCTTCATACGTGCGAGATTATGATTTTAGTATATTGCTGTCAGAACATAATAAAAACAAAACTGAATTTAGCCTTCCAGATAATTTTGGCAGTTTACATGGGAATATATTTAAACGTTTTATCAATTCTGATACCTACAAAGATAATTTCAATAAAACGCCTGTGATTTGCCTGAGTGTTTCAAGTAAAAACACTTATTATCGGACGGGCAATGAGCATCCTGTATTAGGCATTGAATATCAGCAAGACGAGTTTTCCTTGACTGATGAATATTTTGCAAAAATGGGATTGCGTGCGCGCTACTTCATGCCTGCAAATAGCGTTGCGCCTTTGGCATTTTATTTTGTTGGCGATTTGCTCAGCGATTACACTAATCTTGAACTGATTAGCACCATCAGTACGATGGAGACATTCCAACGAATTTACCGACCTGAAATTTACAATGCTAATTCTGCAGCAGCAAAATGCTACCAACCAAGCTTGAATCACCAGGATTATTCGTTAACTCTGATTGTTTATGATCGAGAAGAACGTAGCCAACTGGCCGTTGAGCAAGGGAAGTTTACTGAGGAGCACTTCATTAAGCCCTACCAAACTATTCTTGAGCAATGGTCTGCTGATTCCGTTCTTTGA
- a CDS encoding GNAT family N-acetyltransferase, with amino-acid sequence MAASYKTFVEIPSITDYLHLRKAAGLTPRSHEAAKRGLPNTVVSALIRNGENVVAMGRVIGDGLCYQIVDIAVLPEHQGRGLGKEIMSTLMDKLKEIATTEVYISLIADGDASFLYKKYGFKETAPVSIGMAMWIGQ; translated from the coding sequence ATGGCGGCCAGTTATAAAACTTTCGTTGAGATTCCTTCTATTACTGACTATCTGCATCTTCGTAAAGCAGCAGGCCTGACTCCTCGTTCCCACGAGGCGGCCAAACGAGGATTACCGAACACGGTGGTATCCGCGTTAATAAGAAATGGGGAAAATGTCGTCGCCATGGGAAGAGTGATAGGTGACGGTCTCTGCTACCAGATAGTTGATATTGCTGTATTACCCGAACATCAAGGGCGAGGTTTGGGTAAAGAAATCATGTCAACGCTAATGGATAAATTAAAGGAAATTGCCACCACTGAGGTTTATATTAGCCTTATCGCCGATGGCGATGCATCTTTCCTTTATAAAAAATATGGGTTTAAAGAAACCGCACCCGTATCTATTGGCATGGCAATGTGGATAGGTCAATGA
- a CDS encoding WD40 repeat domain-containing protein has product MALSTGVAWSADLIVSANDGKYQRVNGHDTFPVPASPDTLTVFDASKFPMKLLHTVPVSFGIQGPPQAVAITPDGKTAFVSAPTRYDYQSHTLIAEKYLQVIALDGTKPEIEKLALPTSPQGIAVNPEGTLALAAGVDGKLYVLNIAGNAVTLSNSIQLSNGRLAGISFTHDGKHALVAMRDQQGIAVVNIDGGKVSDSRVRLSSGVAPYTIDISSDGHWAVVSNVGLAGLADDHTQKIADSDSVSLIDTSVYPFKTVQYLTVPSTPEGVAISPDGKWIAVLSMDGSNLPKGSTGQHLQGKLTLFAIDKGKARQVNEVPAATAGQGVIFTKDSQHIIAQFNVEKQLVVYQIKDKKLIKLPDTVELTAGPASIRSTPR; this is encoded by the coding sequence ATGGCATTATCCACAGGAGTAGCATGGTCGGCAGACCTTATTGTTTCAGCCAATGATGGCAAATATCAACGCGTAAACGGGCATGATACCTTTCCAGTCCCCGCTTCACCGGATACATTGACCGTTTTTGATGCCAGCAAATTTCCGATGAAATTATTGCACACCGTGCCGGTAAGTTTTGGTATCCAGGGGCCGCCTCAGGCTGTCGCGATTACTCCTGATGGCAAAACCGCATTTGTAAGTGCTCCAACGCGATATGATTATCAAAGCCATACGTTAATTGCCGAGAAATATCTGCAGGTTATTGCGCTTGATGGTACCAAACCGGAAATTGAAAAACTGGCCTTACCTACCAGCCCACAGGGCATTGCCGTAAATCCTGAAGGCACTCTGGCTCTGGCGGCTGGCGTTGACGGTAAGCTTTACGTTTTAAACATCGCAGGCAACGCAGTCACATTATCCAATTCGATACAGCTCAGTAATGGACGATTAGCCGGTATCAGTTTCACCCACGATGGCAAACACGCCCTGGTCGCAATGCGTGATCAACAGGGCATTGCCGTGGTGAATATTGACGGTGGAAAAGTGTCTGATAGCCGAGTGCGCCTCAGCAGCGGTGTGGCTCCCTATACCATTGATATCTCAAGTGATGGCCATTGGGCTGTTGTAAGCAATGTTGGACTCGCAGGCCTGGCGGACGATCACACGCAAAAAATCGCCGACAGCGACAGCGTGAGTTTGATTGACACCTCTGTGTACCCGTTTAAAACTGTACAATACCTTACCGTCCCTTCCACACCTGAGGGCGTCGCTATTTCGCCAGATGGAAAATGGATAGCCGTTTTGTCAATGGATGGTTCAAACCTGCCCAAGGGGAGTACGGGTCAGCACTTGCAGGGAAAATTAACTCTGTTTGCCATTGATAAGGGTAAAGCCCGACAAGTCAATGAAGTGCCGGCAGCAACGGCTGGCCAAGGCGTAATATTTACCAAAGACAGTCAGCATATCATTGCCCAGTTCAACGTTGAAAAACAGCTGGTCGTTTATCAAATTAAAGATAAGAAGCTTATCAAATTACCGGATACCGTTGAATTAACCGCCGGGCCTGCTTCTATTCGCAGCACGCCGCGTTAG
- a CDS encoding DUF2058 domain-containing protein gives MTKLTLQEQMLKAGLVTSTKMAKVQRTAKKSRAQVREAREAVEESKKAQLERDKQLSEQQKQAALAKEYKAQVKQLIEMNRIDISKGDINFNFTDNNLIKKIVVDKTTQAQLINGRLAIARLVVNSNGESQYAIIPASVADKITQRDASSIVLNSVLSQEEQDEEDPYADFKVPDDLMW, from the coding sequence ATGACCAAACTTACCTTACAAGAACAGATGCTAAAAGCTGGTTTAGTGACCAGCACGAAAATGGCCAAGGTCCAGAGAACGGCTAAAAAGTCACGAGCTCAGGTTCGTGAGGCCAGAGAGGCTGTTGAAGAGAGTAAAAAGGCACAGCTTGAGCGTGATAAACAGCTAAGCGAACAACAAAAACAGGCTGCACTGGCAAAAGAATATAAAGCTCAGGTGAAACAGCTTATAGAAATGAATAGAATTGATATTTCAAAAGGGGATATTAATTTTAACTTTACAGATAATAATTTAATTAAAAAAATTGTTGTCGATAAAACGACTCAAGCACAGCTGATTAATGGCCGTCTCGCCATCGCTCGTTTAGTTGTTAATAGTAATGGCGAGAGTCAATACGCTATTATTCCCGCCAGCGTCGCCGATAAAATTACGCAACGAGATGCCAGCAGCATTGTATTAAATAGTGTGCTTAGTCAGGAAGAACAGGATGAAGAAGATCCGTATGCTGATTTTAAAGTGCCCGATGATTTGATGTGGTAA
- a CDS encoding RluA family pseudouridine synthase, producing the protein MSKIIDTFIAPPCHGNVEILYQDEHLVLINKPTGLLSLSGKNPQNIDSVHHRLVQIFPGCTLVHRLDFGTSGLMVIARNKAINAALCKQFSQRTVTKVYSALLCGHLHDNEGVIDAAIAKDPALFPLMSICETHGKPARSDYRVVERFYHELENGSLLPLTRVLLTPQTGRTHQLRIHCQLLGHPILGCDLYGGLISPGTERTPRLMLHASELHFAHPVSGESIKASNVSPF; encoded by the coding sequence ATGTCCAAGATAATCGATACTTTTATTGCCCCGCCGTGCCATGGCAACGTAGAGATTCTTTATCAGGATGAGCACCTGGTACTTATTAATAAACCCACAGGTTTGCTCAGCCTTTCAGGGAAAAATCCACAAAATATTGATTCGGTGCATCATCGGCTGGTGCAGATCTTTCCCGGCTGCACACTGGTCCACCGACTCGATTTTGGCACCTCCGGGCTGATGGTGATTGCGCGTAATAAGGCTATTAATGCCGCCCTCTGCAAACAGTTCAGCCAGCGCACGGTAACCAAGGTTTACAGCGCCCTGCTATGCGGGCATTTGCACGACAATGAGGGAGTGATAGACGCGGCGATTGCCAAAGACCCGGCGCTGTTCCCGCTGATGTCGATTTGTGAAACCCACGGCAAGCCTGCCCGCTCGGACTATCGGGTCGTTGAGCGCTTTTATCACGAATTAGAAAACGGGTCGTTACTGCCATTAACGCGAGTACTCTTGACCCCGCAAACCGGTCGCACTCATCAACTTCGCATTCACTGCCAGCTGTTGGGCCACCCTATTCTGGGCTGTGACCTGTACGGCGGCCTGATATCACCAGGCACTGAACGCACTCCGCGACTCATGCTCCATGCCAGCGAATTGCATTTCGCCCATCCAGTCAGCGGAGAATCGATCAAAGCCAGCAATGTCAGCCCGTTTTGA
- the shiA gene encoding shikimate transporter gives MDSTLISTSPGKETFSLNRARRAAWGSFAGAVVDWYDFLLYGITAALVFNREFFPQISPAMGTIAALATFGVGFLFRPLGGVIFGHFGDRLGRKRMLMMTVWIMGLATALIGLLPSFSMIGWWAPVLLVSLRAIQGFAVGGEWGGAAVLSVESAPEKKKAFYSSGVQIGYGVGLLLSTGLVSLISHFTTDEQFLSWGWRIPFLFSTLLVLAALWVRNGIVESAEFEQQSQHEPEVQAKRRLPVMEALIRHPSAFLKIIALRLCELLTMYIVTTFALSYSTQNLGLPRELFLNIGLLVGGLSCLTIPSFAWLADRFGRRRIYITGALVGTLSAFPFFMALEAHSVFWIIFFAIMLANVAHDMVVCVQQPMFTEMFGASYRYSGAGVGYQVASVVGGGFTPLIAASLVTFSGGDWRSVAVYLLAGCLLSSATAMMMKKAH, from the coding sequence ATGGACTCCACCCTCATTTCGACTTCCCCCGGCAAGGAGACGTTTTCACTTAATCGTGCCCGTCGCGCTGCATGGGGTAGCTTCGCTGGCGCAGTAGTAGACTGGTATGACTTTCTACTTTATGGCATCACCGCGGCCCTGGTGTTTAACCGCGAATTTTTCCCGCAGATAAGTCCGGCCATGGGGACCATTGCTGCTTTGGCGACCTTTGGCGTCGGCTTTCTGTTCCGGCCATTAGGCGGGGTAATCTTCGGCCATTTTGGCGATCGTCTTGGCCGTAAACGCATGCTGATGATGACCGTCTGGATAATGGGTTTGGCAACCGCGCTAATCGGCCTATTGCCAAGCTTTAGCATGATTGGCTGGTGGGCTCCGGTGCTGCTGGTGTCACTGCGAGCAATACAAGGTTTCGCGGTTGGCGGTGAATGGGGAGGCGCGGCGGTGCTTTCAGTGGAGAGCGCTCCTGAGAAGAAAAAAGCGTTCTACAGCAGTGGCGTGCAAATAGGCTACGGTGTCGGGCTGCTGCTGTCGACCGGCCTGGTCTCGCTCATCAGCCATTTCACCACCGATGAACAGTTCCTGAGCTGGGGCTGGCGTATTCCATTCCTGTTCAGCACCCTATTGGTACTGGCGGCGCTTTGGGTCCGCAATGGCATAGTCGAGTCTGCCGAATTTGAGCAGCAGAGTCAGCATGAACCTGAAGTACAGGCTAAACGACGCCTGCCGGTTATGGAAGCGTTGATACGCCATCCCAGCGCGTTTCTAAAAATTATTGCCCTGCGACTGTGCGAGCTGCTGACAATGTATATTGTCACCACTTTTGCCCTCAGCTATTCCACCCAAAACCTTGGTTTACCACGCGAACTGTTTCTTAATATCGGTTTGTTGGTTGGCGGCCTAAGTTGCCTGACCATTCCCAGCTTTGCCTGGCTGGCCGACCGCTTTGGACGGCGGCGCATTTACATTACCGGTGCGTTGGTCGGCACACTCAGCGCCTTTCCGTTCTTTATGGCGCTGGAAGCTCACTCTGTATTCTGGATCATATTCTTCGCCATTATGCTGGCGAATGTGGCTCATGACATGGTGGTCTGCGTGCAGCAACCGATGTTTACAGAGATGTTTGGTGCGAGTTATCGCTACAGTGGCGCGGGTGTAGGTTATCAAGTGGCTAGCGTGGTTGGCGGTGGATTTACGCCATTGATTGCTGCCTCGCTGGTCACGTTTTCTGGCGGCGACTGGCGTAGCGTAGCTGTCTATCTGCTGGCTGGTTGCCTGCTTTCTAGCGCCACTGCCATGATGATGAAAAAAGCACATTAA